From Leopardus geoffroyi isolate Oge1 chromosome B4, O.geoffroyi_Oge1_pat1.0, whole genome shotgun sequence, a single genomic window includes:
- the LOC123591000 gene encoding LOW QUALITY PROTEIN: RAD51-associated protein 1-like (The sequence of the model RefSeq protein was modified relative to this genomic sequence to represent the inferred CDS: inserted 3 bases in 2 codons), with product LDVESEQDLSTAANKNLKTADFQFWRGPRCVRHKNPVKVNYSWFQDSDSDDDFISATTPLNEKPRTPPKELKLETRKPKLKNLQKGDIPLQEKXPKNRMALGDKLYQQDLEVALALSVKELPTVTIDAEEAGDKSIEKCDSSETKTMSKDPYISNRSVASDYLDLDKITEEDGFPGVQGKREAASKTVVQQRKILLEGSDGDSANHSEPCFATGEESEDDSDFSESEDNDEYFTMRKNKVKEIKKKEVKIKSPVEKKKKPKSKCNTLEATSXEAGQVAMKSEPQPSPKKVPVSSEDTRKPLQISSPSAENKKPKWVPPAVSGSSSSRSPLESLRLGLSRLNFASKCC from the exons CTTGATGTAGAAAGTGAACAAGACTTATCCACTGCTGCCAACAAGAACTTGAAAACTGCAGATTTTCAGTTTTGGAGGGGGCCACGGTGTGTGAGGCATAAGAATCCGGTCAAGGTCAATTACTCATGGTTTCAGGACTCTGACAGCGATGATGACTTTATTTCTGCAACTACACCTTTAAATGAGAAACCCAGAACACCACCAAAGGAGTTAAAACTAGAAACAAGGAAACCTAAACTGAAGAATCTCCAGAAAGGAGATATCCCACTGCaagaga accctaaaaataGGATGGCTTTAGGTGATAAGCTATACCAGCAAGACTTAGAAGTTGCACTAGCTTTATCAGTGAAGGAACTTCCAACAGTCACCATTGATGCAGAAGAGGCTGGAGATAAAAGCATTGAAAAATGTGACAGTAGTGAAACCAAAACAATGAGTAAGGACCCTTATATCTCCAATCGCAGTGTAGCCAGTGATTATTTAGATTTGGATAAGATTACTGAGGAAGATGGTTTTCCTGGTGTGCAAGGGAAAAGAGAAGCCGCATCAAAGACTGTGGTACAACAGAGGAAGATTCTTCTGGAAGGCAGTGATGGCGACAGTGCTAATCACTCTGAACCATGCTTTGCAACTGGTGAAGAGTCTGAGGATGACTCTGATTTTAGTGAGAGTGAAGACAATGATGAATACTTCACCATGAGAAAAAATaaggtgaaagaaattaaaaagaaagaagtgaagatCAAATCCCCagttgaaaagaagaagaaacctaAATCCAAATGTAATACTCTGGAAGCGACTTC GGAGGCTGGTCAAGTCGCTATGAAATCAGAACCTCAGCCTTCACCAAAAAAGGTCCCTGTTTCTTCAGAGGACACTAGGAAACCACTACAAATAAGCAGTCCTTCagctgaaaacaaaaaacctaagtGGGTTCCACCAGCGGTAtctggaagcagcagcagcaggagcccaCTGGAGAGTCTCCGCCTTGGTTTGTCCAGATTAAACTTTGCATCCAAATGCTGCTAG